The Thermus albus genomic sequence CGGGGGTCCTCGAAGGCCCCCTGGTGCCACTCGGGCATGTGCTGCTTGGCCACCTCCACCAGCTCCCCGTCTATATCCACCATCACCGCCCGTTCCACGGTGGGGTGCTTGAGCACCTCCCGCAAGGTGGCCCCTTCCCCGCCTCCCACGATCAAAACGGCTTTGGGCTCGGGGTGGGAGAGCATGGCCGGGTGGACCAGGGTTTCGTGGTAGACGTACTCATCCCTTTCGGTGCTCTGGACGTCCTTGTCCAGGACCAGCACCTTGCCAAAACCCTGAGTTTCAAAAAGAAAGTAGTCCTGGTACTTGGTTCGGCCGGAGGCGATCACCCGCTCCATGCGCCGCACCATGGTCTCAAAAGGGGTGATGTGCTCAAAGAAGTACATGCCGTAGTCCATAGCTATTAGCTATCCTCCTTGTTGGCCGCCAAAGGCCCGCCGCTTGATGGCGTGCTCCGTTCCCCGCCAGTACCGGAAGGCCGATTCCTCCTTGGCCCCGAAGGCCCGGGAAAGCCCCTTCAGGACCTCCTCCGGGTTCACCCCATCCCGGTAGAAGTAGAGGTCCAAGGTGGCGGAGGCGTTGTCCTCGGGCCAGGTGTGGATCATCACCGCCGCCACCGGGCTGACCACGGCGGCGGAAAGACCCTGGGGATGAAACTTGTACACCACCGACTGGGCCGCATCCCTGGGCGCCCCCAAGCGCATCACCGCATCCAAGAGGGCCGCCTCCACCATCTTGGGGTTTTCCAAGACATCCAGGTCACAGCCGTAGATTTCCGCCACCCAGCGCCCGCCCGGCACCGCTTCCACAAGGGGCCATGATAGCACACCTCTAGCCGAAGAAGTCCTTAAGCTGTTCTTTGCTGACAAGGACCTCCCGGGGCTTGGAGCCCTTGGGCGGTCCCACGATGCCCATGGCCTCGAGGGCATCCATGAGCTTTCCGGCCCGGGCGTGGCCGATGGAAAGGCGGCGCTGCAGGCGGCTTACGGAGCCATAGCCCTCCTCCACCACGATCTCCGCCGCCTTCTTAAGGAGGGGATCGGAGAAGTCCACCTCCCCCACCCCTGTCCCTTCCGGCACCTTTGGGGGTTCAAAGTCCTGGCCGTAGGCTTCGGCAAACCGGTCCTCAAAGCTTTGTCCCCTTAAGAAACCCGCCAGGCGCCCTACTTCCTCCTCGGAAAGGTAGGGCACTTGCAGGCGCACGGGCTTGGGAAGCCCGGGCTGGTGGAAGAGGGCGTCCCCCTGGCCGATCAGCTTCTCGGCCCCCTGGGTGTCCAGGATGGTGCGGGAGTCAAAACCGCTGGACACCGCAAAGGCCAAGCGGGCGGGGATGTTCACCTTGATGAGGGAGGTGAGGATGTCCACGCTGGGGCGCTGGGTGGCCAGGATGAGGTGCATTCCCGTGGCCCGGGCCATCTGGGCCAGGCGCAGGATGGCCGCCTCCACCTCCTTGGGAGCGGTCATCATCAGGTCGGCCAGCTCGTCCACCACGATGACCAGGTAGGGAAGGGCCTCCCCGCCTTCCCTCTCCATCTTGGCGTTGTACTGCTCCAGGTTCCGGGCCCCCACCCCGCTCATGAGCCGGTAGCGCCTTTCCATGTGGGCCACCGCTCCCTGCAACACGCTGGCGGCCTCCTCGGGGCTGGTGACCACGGGGCGCACCAGGTGGGGGATGCCCTCGTAGGGGGTGAGCTCCACCATCTTGGGGTCTATGAGGAGAAAGCGCAAGGTGGTGGGGAGATGCTTAAAGAGGAGGCTGGCGATGAGGACGTTGATGGCCACGCTTTTGCCACTGCCGGTGGAGCCGGCGATGAGAAGGTGGGGCATCTTGGCTAGGTCCCGCACCCAGATTTCCCCCTCAATGCTCTTGCCCAGCACCAAGGGCAAAAGGGCCTTGGCGTTTTGAAAACTGGGGGAAAGGACAGCCTCGGAAAAGCGCACCAGTTCCCTTTTGGGGTTGGGCACCTCCAAGCCCACGGTGTTCTTGCCGGGGATGGGGGCCTCTATCCGCACCGCACCCACGGCCAGGGCCCGGGCCAGGTCGTTTTGTAGGCTCTGGATGCGGCTTATTTTCTCCCCGGGGGCAGGCAGAAGCTCGTAGCGGATCACCGAGGGCCCGCGGGCGTGGCCCACCACCTCCGCCTGGACCCCAAAGTGCTTGAGGGTGTCGGCGATGGTGCGTTTGAGCCTTTCCACCTCCTCTTCCAAACCCCGGGTGGTTCCCTTGGGCTCCGGGGGGTCCAGGAGGTCCGGGGTGGGAAGGGCCAAGGCGGTGCTTTGGGGAAGGGGACGGGGCGGGGAAGGCGGGTCCGGTAAAGTTTGGGGCGGGGAGGGCTCGGGAAAGACCAGGTCCAGGTCAAAGGGTTCCGGTTCGGGGGCAGGGGGTGGGGAGGAGGGGACAGGCGGGGGGTTGCCCGTGAGCAAGGCCCTTAGCCCCTCGGCCTGGGCCTCGGGATGGCGGGAGAGGAAGGATAGCCAGGAGGCAAGCTCCTCAAAGCGGGCCTCCAGGTCCTGGACCAGGCCAGCAAGCTCCTCCCACCGGGCCTTGCGCTCTTCCCTAAGCCTTAGCCCCCGCACCAGTCCCCCCACGGTGGCCCCGGGGGTGGGGATAGGGTGGAGGGCCTTCAGGCGGGCGAGGAGGGCCTGGGCCTCGAGGTGGAGGGCGGCCCGCCGCTCCTCCAGGGCATCCCGCAGGGGGCCTTCCCCAGGCAGGGGGTTTCTCAAGGCCTGCAGGAGGGCTTGAAGCCGGGGTTCTAAAGGCCTTTGATCCTCCTCCATTTGCCGCTTAAGTTCGGTGGCCCGTTCCTCCAAGAAGGCCCTTAAGGCCTTCTCCACCCCGGGTAGCTCGGCGGGGGAAAGGTTTTGCGCCAGGGCCTTTAGGGCGGTGTGCTCTGGGTAAAGGCGGGCGAGGAGGCCGATCCTTTGCTTAAGGAGAAGGGCCTTCACCCGGTACCGGACCTGTCGCACCGCCTCCACCCCCAGGTGCAGGCCGGTGAGGAGAAGGTGAAGGGGAGGTTTCCGCC encodes the following:
- the speD gene encoding S-adenosylmethionine decarboxylase, which gives rise to MEAVPGGRWVAEIYGCDLDVLENPKMVEAALLDAVMRLGAPRDAAQSVVYKFHPQGLSAAVVSPVAAVMIHTWPEDNASATLDLYFYRDGVNPEEVLKGLSRAFGAKEESAFRYWRGTEHAIKRRAFGGQQGG
- a CDS encoding DNA translocase FtsK; protein product: MAKRKPAKPSRNRDLEALSTVALGAGLFLLSPLLPVPSGALGVFLRESLYSNLGLPAYLLPPTLFLLAGVLYRGKPLKPLLRHLLLLYLLAFALLPLLGPLSGHLGNTWRSFLEAKAGALGLALPLLLASLVLDLWRRKPPLHLLLTGLHLGVEAVRQVRYRVKALLLKQRIGLLARLYPEHTALKALAQNLSPAELPGVEKALRAFLEERATELKRQMEEDQRPLEPRLQALLQALRNPLPGEGPLRDALEERRAALHLEAQALLARLKALHPIPTPGATVGGLVRGLRLREERKARWEELAGLVQDLEARFEELASWLSFLSRHPEAQAEGLRALLTGNPPPVPSSPPPAPEPEPFDLDLVFPEPSPPQTLPDPPSPPRPLPQSTALALPTPDLLDPPEPKGTTRGLEEEVERLKRTIADTLKHFGVQAEVVGHARGPSVIRYELLPAPGEKISRIQSLQNDLARALAVGAVRIEAPIPGKNTVGLEVPNPKRELVRFSEAVLSPSFQNAKALLPLVLGKSIEGEIWVRDLAKMPHLLIAGSTGSGKSVAINVLIASLLFKHLPTTLRFLLIDPKMVELTPYEGIPHLVRPVVTSPEEAASVLQGAVAHMERRYRLMSGVGARNLEQYNAKMEREGGEALPYLVIVVDELADLMMTAPKEVEAAILRLAQMARATGMHLILATQRPSVDILTSLIKVNIPARLAFAVSSGFDSRTILDTQGAEKLIGQGDALFHQPGLPKPVRLQVPYLSEEEVGRLAGFLRGQSFEDRFAEAYGQDFEPPKVPEGTGVGEVDFSDPLLKKAAEIVVEEGYGSVSRLQRRLSIGHARAGKLMDALEAMGIVGPPKGSKPREVLVSKEQLKDFFG